A genome region from Bacteroidota bacterium includes the following:
- a CDS encoding T9SS type A sorting domain-containing protein, whose translation MKRLLALVLILAATQASAQFVKQKLIVPPRFLPLYDSSRTIMLPAEYQIQVFYAGSPFVRPRFMAMGPNNTIYIADLTPGRIYAIEDTNRDGVADTARLASMVVDSAHSLAFHDNALYVAIPDGVRKFRDTDHDGFYETEDPFISGIGATGVYNHFTRTVLFDTLSRCVYLGVGASCNACRESDTERAAILRFNLDGSGKSIYASGLRNPLGLAINPVNSKLWCANADRDGLSDSTPPEIITSVTPSGFYGWPFAYGTGQWDNFQARPEYTAMLPITASDSARVASMTVGDLQLVAHCTPMAIMFYRDPRIYIKPPPQTALVAIHGSSPGGRSIAVGYKVIQLTFDDAGRLDSTSDFLTGFLTDSINYKFWGRPCGLVQDSAGDIYLSSDLGIPAIYRICLRNSSSVGSPKPLPASISVYPNPASDLISVSLPSNLVDAHSRLQLLDALGRTIRQIQFDRSPISIDVHDIANGQCFLRVVGGESSITCPIVIAK comes from the coding sequence ATGAAGCGACTCCTTGCGCTCGTATTAATTCTCGCGGCAACTCAGGCCTCCGCCCAATTCGTGAAGCAAAAGCTGATAGTCCCACCTCGTTTCCTTCCACTCTACGATTCGAGCAGGACTATCATGCTTCCCGCTGAATATCAAATTCAGGTATTCTACGCAGGCAGCCCATTCGTTCGCCCACGCTTCATGGCGATGGGTCCAAATAATACAATCTACATTGCCGATCTCACGCCCGGTCGCATTTACGCCATCGAGGATACCAACCGTGATGGCGTGGCCGACACAGCGCGGTTGGCCTCGATGGTCGTGGACTCCGCGCATAGCCTGGCTTTCCACGACAACGCGTTGTACGTCGCTATCCCCGACGGGGTGAGAAAATTTCGTGATACGGACCACGATGGTTTTTACGAAACCGAGGATCCATTTATCTCCGGTATCGGAGCTACGGGCGTGTACAATCACTTTACTCGCACAGTTCTATTCGATACTCTCTCGCGTTGCGTGTATCTTGGCGTCGGCGCTTCATGCAACGCTTGCCGAGAATCTGACACCGAGCGAGCAGCGATTCTCCGATTCAATCTGGATGGTTCTGGCAAGAGCATTTACGCCTCAGGTTTGCGGAATCCACTCGGCTTGGCGATCAATCCCGTCAATAGTAAACTTTGGTGCGCGAATGCCGATCGCGATGGGCTCTCGGACAGCACACCACCGGAAATTATCACCTCTGTCACACCCAGTGGATTCTATGGCTGGCCGTTTGCGTATGGGACAGGACAGTGGGATAATTTTCAGGCGCGTCCTGAGTATACCGCGATGCTTCCGATCACAGCCTCCGATAGCGCAAGGGTTGCCTCGATGACAGTCGGCGACCTCCAACTGGTCGCACATTGCACTCCAATGGCGATCATGTTTTACCGCGATCCCCGCATCTACATCAAACCTCCACCACAAACTGCGCTCGTCGCGATTCACGGCTCCTCACCCGGCGGCAGGTCTATTGCGGTAGGATACAAAGTTATTCAGCTTACATTCGATGATGCAGGACGCCTCGATAGTACATCCGATTTCCTGACCGGCTTCCTCACCGATTCGATCAACTACAAATTCTGGGGCCGGCCGTGTGGCTTAGTGCAGGATTCTGCAGGCGACATCTATCTTTCCAGCGATCTCGGTATTCCGGCTATTTACAGAATTTGCCTTCGTAACTCCAGCTCGGTCGGCTCGCCAAAGCCATTGCCCGCATCGATCTCGGTTTATCCTAATCCCGCGAGTGACTTGATCTCCGTATCGCTGCCATCAAACTTGGTCGACGCGCATTCTCGACTTCAGTTGCTCGATGCGCTCGGCCGAACGATCAGACAGATCCAATTTGATCGGTCGCCGATCTCGATCGATGTCCATGACATCGCGAACGGACAATGTTTTCTTCGGGTCGTTGGTGGTGAGTCCAGTATTACGTGCCCGATCGTGATTGCGAAGTAA
- a CDS encoding deoxynucleoside kinase, producing MTEENAPRYIAVEGAIGAGKTTLAKAIAARIDAQPVLERFEENPFLSNFYEDPKRLAFQTQIFFLLSRYRQQRELLQPDLFVERWTSDYIFAKDRIFASINLSDDELKLYEEIEQTLNREIPLPDVVIYLQAGVPSLLENIQKRGRDFEKQISREYLHSVVEAYNHFFYHYRATRLIVVDSNRMDFAHNPEHVDLVIDAIYRDPHPPVEYISVVDEKFFSL from the coding sequence ATGACTGAGGAAAACGCACCGCGGTATATCGCGGTCGAAGGGGCCATTGGAGCCGGCAAGACCACGCTTGCCAAGGCGATTGCCGCGCGCATCGATGCACAGCCGGTGCTCGAGCGATTCGAGGAGAACCCGTTTTTATCAAACTTCTACGAAGACCCGAAACGGCTCGCGTTTCAAACGCAAATCTTCTTCTTGCTCTCGCGCTACCGGCAGCAGCGCGAACTACTTCAGCCCGACTTATTCGTCGAGCGGTGGACGAGCGACTACATTTTTGCAAAGGACCGGATCTTTGCTTCGATCAATCTTTCGGATGATGAGCTAAAGCTTTATGAGGAGATCGAGCAGACGCTGAATCGCGAAATCCCATTGCCGGATGTTGTCATCTATTTGCAGGCCGGCGTTCCGTCGCTACTTGAGAATATTCAGAAGCGTGGCCGGGATTTCGAAAAACAAATCTCACGCGAGTATCTGCACAGTGTCGTGGAGGCCTACAACCACTTCTTCTATCACTATCGGGCAACGCGACTTATCGTCGTCGATTCGAACCGCATGGATTTTGCCCACAATCCCGAGCACGTCGATCTTGTGATTGATGCGATCTACCGCGATCCACATCCACCGGTGGAATATATTTCGGTCGTTGACGAGAAGTTCTTTTCGTTGTGA
- the folK gene encoding 2-amino-4-hydroxy-6-hydroxymethyldihydropteridine diphosphokinase, producing MRDEGIELARVFIGLGSNIEPRSEHIESAVALLRSAGEVAKISPVYETEPIGEHLQPMYLNAVVELLTQEGPLELLAKLKSFEHKIGRKDRPRWHEREIDFDILFYEDLILNSADLMIPHPEISHRAFVLAPLADLDVNFVHPVLHRTIWELLKDVDCSGIHKTDIALA from the coding sequence ATGAGGGATGAAGGAATCGAACTCGCACGGGTCTTCATTGGTCTTGGTTCGAACATCGAGCCGAGATCAGAGCATATTGAGTCGGCGGTCGCACTGCTAAGAAGTGCGGGCGAGGTTGCGAAGATCAGTCCGGTATATGAGACGGAGCCTATCGGTGAACATTTGCAGCCGATGTACCTGAATGCCGTTGTGGAATTGTTGACGCAGGAAGGTCCGCTCGAGTTGCTTGCGAAGCTGAAGAGTTTCGAGCACAAGATCGGTCGCAAAGATCGCCCGCGATGGCACGAACGCGAGATCGACTTCGATATTTTGTTCTATGAAGATCTGATTTTGAACAGTGCGGATCTCATGATTCCACATCCGGAGATTTCGCATCGCGCGTTCGTTCTTGCGCCGCTCGCCGATTTGGATGTTAATTTTGTGCATCCTGTGTTGCATAGAACGATTTGGGAATTACTGAAGGACGTTGACTGCTCCGGTATTCACAAGACAGACATCGCACTCGCCTAA
- the folB gene encoding dihydroneopterin aldolase — protein MWIRLKNIQVYGYHGAHAHEREHGGRFEIDVELRADLEQAAKSDDLADTVDYVKLQRTVEELSSTKHRLIESLADVIARRLLSDFPAEEVIVRVRKPGAAIGGVLDSVEVECHRLKKDEG, from the coding sequence ATGTGGATTCGCCTCAAGAACATTCAGGTCTACGGTTATCACGGCGCGCACGCGCACGAGCGCGAGCATGGCGGGCGTTTCGAGATCGATGTGGAGTTGCGAGCCGATCTGGAGCAAGCGGCGAAAAGTGATGATCTGGCCGATACGGTCGATTATGTGAAGCTACAGCGAACGGTCGAGGAGCTCAGTTCGACGAAACATCGCTTGATTGAATCGCTTGCGGATGTGATCGCAAGGCGATTGCTTTCGGATTTTCCCGCCGAGGAGGTAATCGTTCGAGTTCGCAAACCTGGTGCGGCGATTGGCGGTGTGCTCGATAGTGTTGAGGTAGAATGCCACCGCCTGAAGAAGGATGAAGGCTGA
- a CDS encoding thiolase family protein, translating to MSEAFILSACRTPFGKYGGALKDVRPDDMAALVMKEAVRRAGIDAAEIDDVMFGCANQAGEDNRNVARMGALLAGFPERVPAVTLNRLCGSSMDAVIQAARAIRAGEADIIVAGGVESMTRAPYSLPKNVTGGAVFGNIPAYDTALGWRYPNQKMEAMFPLESMGETAENVAEQWKVSREDQDAFAFESHQRAVAAQERGDYAEELVPVEVVTRKSSTLVTQDEQPRADTTIEKLATLKPAFRKGGSVTAGNSSSLNDGASAVVVVSEAVIKRLGIEPLGRYVSSGVEGLSPRCMGLGPIYATRKALTRAKLDVKDIDLFELNEAFAAQSLPVIRDLGLDAAKVNPNGGAIAIGHPLGASGGRLVGTLLYEMRRKKLRRGVATMCIGVGQGIAAVFERD from the coding sequence ATGTCAGAAGCTTTTATTCTCTCCGCTTGCCGGACACCGTTTGGAAAATATGGGGGTGCGCTGAAGGATGTCCGTCCGGACGATATGGCCGCTTTGGTGATGAAGGAGGCCGTCCGGCGCGCCGGAATCGATGCCGCGGAGATCGATGACGTGATGTTCGGCTGCGCGAATCAGGCCGGCGAGGATAACCGGAACGTCGCCCGCATGGGCGCGTTGCTCGCGGGTTTTCCGGAGCGGGTGCCGGCCGTGACGCTCAACCGTTTGTGTGGATCCTCGATGGACGCGGTGATTCAGGCCGCGCGGGCAATCCGCGCCGGCGAAGCGGATATCATCGTGGCCGGTGGCGTCGAGAGCATGACGCGCGCGCCGTACTCGCTGCCGAAAAATGTCACGGGCGGTGCAGTCTTTGGCAACATCCCTGCATACGATACGGCGCTTGGCTGGCGCTATCCGAATCAGAAGATGGAGGCGATGTTCCCGCTCGAATCCATGGGCGAGACCGCCGAGAATGTTGCAGAGCAGTGGAAAGTCTCGCGTGAAGATCAGGATGCATTTGCCTTTGAATCGCATCAACGGGCAGTAGCGGCGCAGGAGCGCGGCGACTATGCCGAGGAGTTGGTGCCCGTCGAAGTTGTGACGCGAAAAAGCTCGACCCTCGTTACACAAGACGAGCAGCCGCGTGCCGATACCACAATCGAAAAGCTCGCGACACTCAAGCCCGCCTTCCGCAAAGGCGGATCGGTCACGGCTGGGAATTCGAGCAGCCTGAATGATGGCGCGAGCGCCGTCGTCGTCGTCAGTGAAGCGGTCATTAAGCGACTCGGCATCGAGCCGCTCGGGCGTTATGTGTCGAGTGGCGTCGAGGGTCTTTCGCCGCGCTGCATGGGGCTGGGTCCGATTTACGCGACACGGAAGGCACTCACGAGAGCGAAGTTGGATGTGAAAGACATCGATCTCTTCGAGCTGAACGAGGCATTCGCCGCGCAGAGCTTGCCGGTGATTCGCGATTTGGGTCTTGACGCGGCAAAGGTGAACCCGAACGGCGGCGCGATCGCGATCGGGCATCCACTTGGTGCAAGCGGTGGCCGGTTGGTCGGCACGTTGCTGTATGAGATGCGCCGCAAGAAGCTCCGTCGTGGCGTGGCGACGATGTGCATCGGTGTGGGACAAGGCATCGCGGCCGTTTTCGAGCGAGATTAG
- a CDS encoding oligosaccharide flippase family protein, with protein sequence MREQIKALSRETLIYGATTVVGRFLNFLLVPFYVSVLDPKMYGVSASMYTYISFAGIFYTMGLEAAYFRYASRGDGEQRSAEEEKRLFSGPFLFVLIFGGMLSALIIFIAPWIVQPVFHDPKVNITQWIPAFTQILRWSALIVLLDSLNVIPFAALRIDRRAKWFGAIRLTGIVITLVLNIVLIVVLHKGVVAIFFANLIASAAMLVMLAPTIARRFEFSISRPVMKKLMPFGLTNVPAYLSAMMVQVIDRPIVQAYLGLAMLGVYQANYRMGIVMMVFVSLFEYAWRPFFLRESRTNDERARLLFSRVFTYFMLIACLAFLALSLFLPEVLTVRIPLFHHAIFQNKDYLLGLDIIPVVLAAYIFQGMYTNFIAGIYIKEHNKVLPFITGLGAAVNIIANILLIPSIGIMGAALATLFAYVAMAAAIYWQVQKVYYVKYDWRRVGLVGALTLAGFGLTKAIRLIGPIGPMILDQLAIFLLVVGALFLFGFFSKGEIQALRQMLRFSGPTVPVNVPPEPLEAAARRREGG encoded by the coding sequence ATGCGCGAGCAAATCAAGGCCCTGTCACGGGAGACGCTGATCTACGGCGCGACGACGGTCGTTGGCCGGTTCTTGAATTTCCTGCTCGTCCCGTTCTATGTCAGCGTGCTCGATCCGAAGATGTATGGTGTTTCTGCCTCGATGTATACGTACATCAGCTTTGCTGGTATCTTTTACACGATGGGGCTTGAAGCCGCTTACTTCCGCTATGCTTCGCGTGGCGATGGCGAACAGCGAAGCGCGGAAGAAGAGAAGCGCCTCTTCAGCGGCCCGTTTCTCTTCGTCCTGATTTTTGGCGGTATGCTAAGTGCCTTGATTATCTTCATCGCACCGTGGATCGTCCAGCCGGTCTTCCACGATCCGAAAGTCAATATCACGCAGTGGATTCCGGCGTTCACCCAAATCCTGCGTTGGAGCGCACTGATCGTTCTGCTCGATAGCCTGAACGTAATCCCGTTTGCCGCGTTGCGCATCGACCGCCGCGCCAAATGGTTCGGCGCGATCCGTCTCACCGGAATTGTGATCACGCTAGTGCTCAACATCGTTCTGATTGTCGTTCTGCACAAGGGCGTCGTCGCGATTTTCTTCGCGAATCTTATCGCTTCCGCCGCCATGCTCGTGATGCTAGCGCCGACAATTGCGAGGCGCTTCGAGTTCTCGATCTCGCGCCCCGTGATGAAGAAGCTGATGCCCTTCGGGCTCACGAATGTTCCGGCCTATCTCAGCGCGATGATGGTGCAGGTGATCGATCGACCAATCGTGCAGGCGTATTTGGGACTGGCTATGCTCGGTGTGTATCAGGCGAACTACCGGATGGGGATTGTGATGATGGTCTTCGTGAGCTTATTCGAATACGCTTGGCGGCCATTCTTCCTGCGCGAGTCGCGAACGAATGATGAGCGCGCGCGACTGCTCTTCTCGCGCGTATTCACCTACTTCATGCTGATCGCTTGTCTTGCGTTTCTTGCGCTCTCGTTGTTCTTGCCGGAAGTGCTCACGGTACGGATACCTCTCTTCCATCACGCGATTTTCCAGAACAAAGATTATCTGTTAGGACTCGATATTATTCCGGTCGTGCTCGCGGCGTATATCTTCCAGGGAATGTATACGAATTTCATCGCCGGCATTTATATCAAGGAGCACAATAAAGTCCTGCCGTTCATCACGGGGCTCGGCGCGGCGGTGAATATCATCGCAAACATCTTGCTCATTCCAAGCATCGGTATTATGGGCGCCGCTTTGGCGACGCTCTTCGCCTACGTGGCGATGGCCGCCGCGATTTACTGGCAGGTACAAAAAGTGTATTACGTGAAGTATGATTGGCGACGCGTGGGGCTGGTAGGGGCGCTAACGCTGGCTGGGTTCGGCTTAACGAAAGCAATCAGGCTGATCGGACCGATCGGACCGATGATTCTCGATCAACTCGCTATCTTTCTGCTCGTCGTTGGTGCGCTGTTTCTCTTCGGATTTTTCTCGAAGGGAGAAATTCAGGCGCTGCGACAGATGCTCCGTTTCTCGGGTCCTACCGTGCCCGTGAATGTTCCGCCTGAGCCCCTCGAAGCCGCCGCACGACGTCGCGAAGGCGGTTAG
- a CDS encoding VTT domain-containing protein, whose amino-acid sequence MSFFHDLFNPEGLKHLVVEGGYIALAAIIFAENGLLVGFFLPGDSLLITAGILIGSGAVELHFGWLAALLVASAIAGEGVGYFIGKKTGERLYSRPDSRLFKREHLMRTHAFYEKHGGKTIVFARFIPIVRTFVPVVAGAAQMSFRRFMLFNIIGGVVWILAGLLLGLWLGRTVSNIGDYLYLVIGVVIVLSALPPVIEWLRARGRARERLAKMKE is encoded by the coding sequence ATGAGTTTTTTCCACGATCTCTTCAATCCTGAAGGACTGAAGCACCTCGTCGTCGAGGGTGGCTACATCGCCTTGGCAGCGATCATTTTTGCGGAGAATGGCCTCCTCGTTGGATTTTTCCTTCCGGGTGATTCTCTGCTGATTACGGCCGGGATCCTGATAGGCTCGGGCGCGGTCGAGCTCCATTTTGGCTGGCTCGCAGCTCTGCTGGTTGCCTCAGCCATTGCTGGCGAGGGTGTCGGCTATTTCATCGGCAAGAAGACGGGCGAGCGGCTCTATAGCCGTCCGGACTCTCGATTGTTCAAGCGGGAGCACTTGATGCGCACGCATGCATTTTACGAGAAGCACGGTGGCAAAACGATTGTTTTTGCGCGATTTATTCCAATCGTCCGGACCTTTGTGCCGGTTGTTGCCGGCGCCGCACAAATGAGCTTTCGGCGATTCATGCTGTTCAATATCATTGGCGGAGTCGTCTGGATCCTGGCGGGTCTCTTGCTCGGCCTGTGGTTGGGCCGGACAGTGAGTAACATCGGCGACTATCTTTATCTCGTAATCGGCGTTGTGATCGTCCTTTCCGCGCTGCCGCCAGTGATCGAGTGGCTCCGCGCGCGCGGCAGGGCGCGTGAACGCCTCGCAAAGATGAAGGAATGA
- a CDS encoding PAS domain S-box protein, which yields MHILQDLKGFFSRLGAHEHGEHERAQTARDAEREARESTAERRLEALLDQLPYVILYETGGGREYISRNIEQLLGYEADELTAGDGRFTALIHPNDNANLQQRLAEWAEHGRPGAFHAQFRVRKRSGEYIWLEDQIVAVDYSGGTAEARQGMIGVMVDITPRHSAQSRYQAIVEAADVSGIGLVIIVSRNNLPVVLFINSAALAITAHAPSEVIGQPIMQFVAEQERPKIEQIWQQFLQHQLVHDTMEIEVMHQDGHLVPVSAGFSGIELDEEPAVIAFMTDSTERRKAEQELIQAKMEAEEISHIKSNILSNFSHELRTPLHSILGFSALLAEEIKDSSLREYALSIERSGQRLLATVTSIIEIAQLESGVGDLVLYPMPISEALETEVETFKPQFDARGLDLQLLLHRHDLIVLLEKNRFRKAIEKVIGNALKFTHYGSVRIDLSVEEEVGKTAQAVIRVRDTGIGMSPEFVKTAFEKFKQESSGFNRSYEGTGLGLPIARSYIRQMSGTIDIVSEPGEGTEVTIRFPIVAKIPSGGYSLPPGSRAN from the coding sequence ATGCACATACTTCAAGACTTAAAAGGATTTTTCTCACGCCTCGGCGCACACGAACACGGGGAGCACGAGCGTGCGCAAACTGCCCGTGACGCCGAACGCGAGGCGCGCGAATCCACGGCCGAACGCCGGCTCGAAGCCCTGCTCGATCAGTTGCCCTACGTCATTCTTTACGAGACGGGTGGCGGCCGCGAATACATCTCCCGAAATATCGAACAGCTCCTCGGCTACGAGGCAGATGAGCTGACGGCAGGCGATGGGCGGTTTACCGCGCTGATTCATCCGAACGACAACGCGAATTTGCAGCAGCGTCTGGCGGAGTGGGCGGAACATGGCCGGCCCGGGGCGTTTCACGCGCAGTTTCGAGTCCGCAAACGTTCTGGCGAATACATCTGGCTCGAAGACCAGATTGTTGCCGTGGACTATTCTGGCGGCACCGCTGAGGCGAGACAGGGGATGATCGGCGTGATGGTCGATATTACGCCGCGGCATTCCGCGCAATCGCGCTATCAAGCCATCGTCGAAGCGGCGGATGTCTCTGGCATTGGCTTGGTGATTATCGTAAGCCGAAACAATCTTCCGGTTGTCCTCTTCATCAATTCCGCGGCGCTTGCCATTACCGCGCATGCACCCAGCGAAGTCATCGGCCAACCGATTATGCAGTTCGTCGCCGAGCAAGAGCGGCCCAAGATTGAGCAGATCTGGCAGCAGTTTTTGCAGCACCAATTGGTCCATGATACTATGGAGATCGAGGTCATGCACCAGGATGGTCACCTCGTCCCCGTCTCCGCGGGATTCAGTGGAATCGAGCTCGACGAGGAGCCTGCCGTGATCGCGTTTATGACGGATAGTACCGAACGTCGAAAAGCCGAGCAAGAGCTCATCCAGGCGAAGATGGAAGCCGAGGAGATCAGTCATATCAAGTCGAATATTCTCTCGAATTTCAGCCATGAGTTGCGCACCCCACTGCACTCGATTTTGGGATTTAGCGCGTTGCTTGCCGAAGAAATCAAGGATTCGAGTCTTCGCGAATACGCGCTTTCGATCGAGCGAAGCGGTCAACGATTGCTCGCAACCGTAACCTCGATCATCGAGATTGCACAGCTCGAGTCAGGAGTCGGTGACCTGGTGCTATATCCCATGCCGATCTCGGAAGCACTCGAAACGGAAGTCGAGACATTCAAACCTCAGTTCGACGCGCGCGGACTCGACTTGCAGTTGCTCCTGCATCGACACGATCTCATCGTGCTTCTGGAAAAGAACCGGTTCCGAAAGGCGATCGAAAAGGTGATCGGGAATGCGCTCAAGTTCACACATTACGGTTCCGTCCGCATAGATCTTTCGGTCGAGGAGGAAGTTGGCAAAACGGCTCAGGCGGTCATTCGCGTGCGCGATACCGGGATAGGCATGTCCCCGGAGTTCGTCAAAACGGCGTTCGAGAAGTTCAAGCAGGAGTCGAGCGGCTTCAATCGGTCCTATGAAGGAACTGGTCTTGGCCTTCCGATTGCCCGGAGTTATATCCGGCAAATGAGCGGGACGATCGATATTGTCAGCGAGCCGGGAGAAGGTACCGAGGTAACTATTCGATTTCCGATTGTCGCGAAGATCCCCAGCGGAGGGTATTCGTTGCCACCCGGCTCACGCGCCAACTAA
- a CDS encoding MBL fold metallo-hydrolase — MANTTIHEHPHALDRIREIEQKVVEIEKKVPRTIVRVEKKLIDFPFSRYFLGHQKPEDAKFKPEWRLWKNDRLTLAWLGQSTVLINFYGTWILTDPVFSERAGIHVGPITVGPRRLVQAPLKPDELPPIDLLLISHAHMDHSDIPSLRALRPAKHAIIAANTQKVYQGLNLPDLQVLDWGERKTYAANESHEIHESPESPITIEAIEPRHAGWRMPWDPCRSRKEKNGFSYNAYFIEKHDASGQWHAIVFGGDTGYTTSFLRLGDRMRAAGREIECAIMPIGTYNPWVETHCNPEQAWRMTREMNARAIVPVHWNTFTQSSEPRFEPLQWLHAVVDEPHAIALSEHGQTWTYPSDWPG, encoded by the coding sequence ATGGCCAATACGACAATTCACGAACATCCTCACGCGCTCGACCGCATCCGTGAAATCGAGCAGAAGGTGGTCGAAATCGAGAAAAAGGTACCACGCACGATCGTCCGAGTTGAAAAAAAACTCATTGACTTTCCGTTCAGCCGGTATTTTCTTGGACATCAGAAACCCGAGGACGCCAAGTTCAAACCCGAATGGCGCCTCTGGAAAAATGACCGCTTGACGCTCGCCTGGTTAGGACAATCGACCGTCCTGATCAATTTTTATGGTACGTGGATCCTGACCGATCCCGTGTTTAGCGAGCGCGCCGGGATTCACGTGGGTCCGATCACGGTCGGGCCGCGCCGGCTGGTTCAGGCGCCACTCAAACCAGACGAACTACCTCCGATCGACTTGCTTCTGATATCACATGCCCACATGGACCATTCGGACATTCCATCGCTGCGGGCGTTGCGTCCTGCGAAACACGCAATTATTGCTGCGAATACGCAGAAAGTCTATCAGGGCCTCAATTTGCCGGATTTGCAGGTCTTGGATTGGGGCGAGCGTAAGACCTATGCGGCCAATGAGTCGCATGAGATCCATGAATCTCCTGAGTCGCCGATAACCATCGAAGCGATCGAACCCCGCCATGCCGGATGGCGCATGCCATGGGACCCGTGCCGGTCACGGAAAGAGAAGAACGGCTTCAGTTACAACGCTTATTTCATCGAGAAACATGACGCGAGCGGCCAGTGGCATGCCATCGTCTTTGGTGGCGACACGGGATATACAACCAGTTTCCTACGGCTCGGCGACCGCATGCGCGCAGCGGGCCGCGAGATCGAGTGTGCGATCATGCCGATCGGCACCTACAATCCGTGGGTTGAGACCCACTGCAACCCCGAGCAAGCCTGGCGCATGACGCGCGAAATGAATGCACGCGCCATCGTGCCGGTCCATTGGAATACCTTCACGCAGTCCTCCGAGCCGCGTTTTGAGCCATTGCAGTGGCTCCATGCAGTGGTCGATGAGCCGCACGCCATTGCACTTTCCGAGCATGGCCAAACCTGGACCTATCCCTCGGACTGGCCGGGATAA
- a CDS encoding enoyl-CoA hydratase family protein: MNTENKESYYYSVERGIARVKFARPDTLNSLTFKVYRDLTDLFYRLRFDDTVKVILLEGNGRGFCSGGDVHEIIGELLTRDVKGLLEFTRMTGELITNMRTLEKPIVAAINGIAAGAGAVIALASDFRIFAREASIAFLFQKVGLTAADMGAVFLLPKVVGVARATEMLMLGDKISADDAYRVGLANKVVELAELEKESLALAERLATSATMALGLTKRLINNEWNMDIISAIEQEATAQALMLQSRDHREFHASFAEKRKPKFEGH, encoded by the coding sequence GTGAATACCGAGAATAAAGAATCATACTACTATTCTGTCGAGCGTGGCATCGCACGCGTAAAATTCGCGCGGCCCGATACGCTGAACTCGCTGACCTTCAAGGTCTATCGCGATCTGACCGATCTTTTCTATCGGCTCCGGTTCGATGACACGGTGAAGGTCATCCTGCTCGAAGGCAATGGCCGAGGTTTTTGCTCGGGCGGCGATGTGCATGAGATCATCGGCGAGTTGCTCACGCGCGACGTGAAAGGATTGCTCGAGTTCACCCGCATGACCGGCGAACTCATCACGAACATGCGCACGCTCGAAAAGCCGATCGTCGCGGCCATCAATGGAATCGCTGCCGGAGCCGGAGCGGTCATCGCGCTGGCATCCGACTTCCGAATTTTCGCGCGCGAGGCATCGATCGCATTTCTCTTTCAAAAAGTCGGTCTCACCGCCGCCGATATGGGCGCGGTGTTCCTGCTGCCGAAAGTCGTGGGCGTTGCCCGCGCGACCGAGATGCTGATGCTCGGCGATAAGATCAGCGCGGATGATGCCTACCGGGTTGGTTTGGCGAACAAAGTTGTTGAGCTTGCGGAGTTAGAGAAGGAGTCGCTCGCGCTTGCCGAGCGTCTTGCCACGAGCGCAACGATGGCGCTTGGGCTCACGAAGCGGCTCATCAACAACGAGTGGAACATGGACATCATATCGGCCATCGAGCAGGAGGCAACCGCGCAGGCGCTCATGCTCCAATCGCGCGACCACCGTGAATTTCACGCGTCGTTTGCCGAGAAGCGCAAGCCGAAGTTTGAGGGACACTAA
- a CDS encoding RDD family protein has product MEYTMTPPPEPQAATTPAAAPFVAYAGFWRRVAASILDGIVGAGVAGILFLLILISSGGLSASRQGNAPAAFASIMLLYVVFVFGGWLYCTLMESSKYQGTIGKLALSQRVTDLEGKRITFGRANARFFARFLSSMTCGIGYIMAAFTQKKQTLHDMVAGTLVLSQQSSVPPSVAQNAFQS; this is encoded by the coding sequence ATGGAATACACAATGACACCCCCGCCGGAACCGCAGGCCGCGACGACACCCGCAGCCGCGCCATTTGTGGCCTATGCCGGATTTTGGCGACGCGTTGCCGCATCGATCCTGGACGGGATCGTCGGCGCCGGCGTGGCCGGAATTCTATTCCTTCTCATTCTGATCTCGAGCGGCGGACTATCCGCTTCGCGGCAAGGTAATGCGCCCGCGGCGTTCGCGAGCATTATGCTTCTTTACGTTGTCTTCGTATTCGGTGGATGGCTCTACTGCACACTCATGGAGAGTTCAAAGTATCAGGGGACAATCGGCAAGCTGGCACTCAGCCAGCGCGTGACCGATCTGGAAGGCAAGCGGATCACCTTCGGCCGCGCGAACGCCCGGTTCTTCGCGAGATTTCTATCCTCGATGACCTGTGGCATCGGTTACATCATGGCGGCCTTTACACAGAAGAAGCAGACCTTGCATGATATGGTCGCTGGCACGCTGGTGCTCTCGCAGCAATCATCGGTACCACCCAGCGTGGCACAAAACGCATTTCAATCGTGA